A single Vespula vulgaris chromosome 3, iyVesVulg1.1, whole genome shotgun sequence DNA region contains:
- the LOC127062531 gene encoding acetyl-CoA carboxylase isoform X4, whose product MWTSSDNLQGTTIVKITASDEDNAQGKEEETKNYLQPRTSGLTPSMSQGTVMIQTQNRLQEKDFTVATPEEFVHRFGGTKVINKVLIANNGIAAVKCMRSIRRWSYEMFKNERAVRFVVMVTPEDLKANAEYIKMADQYVPVPGGTNNNNYANVELIVDIATRTQVQAVWAGWGHASENPKLPELLHKNNISFIGPSERAMWALGDKIASSIVAQTADVPTLPWSGSELKAQYSGKKIKISTELFKKGCVSTVEECLAAANKIGFPIMVKASEGGGGKGIRKCENAEELPALFRQVQGEIPGSPIFIMKMAKCARHLEVQLLADNYGNAISLFGRDCSIQRRHQKIIEEAPAVIAKPEVFEEMEKAAVRLAKMVGYVSAGTVEYLYDTSGRYYFLELNPRLQVEHPCTEMVSDVNLPAAQLQVAMGLPLHHIKDIRLLYGESPWGDSQIDFDQLRHKPQPWGHVIAARITSENPDEGFKPSSGTVQELNFRSSKNVWGYFSVGASGGLHEFADSQFGHCFSWGEDRYQARENLVIALKELSIRGDFRTTVEYLITLLETEAFQQNNIDTSWLDVLIAERVRSDKPNVLLAVTCGAIHIADRTITAAFTEFQTALEKGQVQGSNDLNNLVDVELVNDGYKYKVQAAKSGPNSYFLVLNSSYKEIEVHRLSDGGLLLSMDGASYTTYMKEEVDRYRITIGNQTCVFEKDNDPSLLRSPSAGKLINFLVEDSGHVDKGQAYAEIEVMKMIMTVTTSEAGTLFYVKRPGAILEAGTVIAHLELDDPSLVTNAEEYSGQFPTPAVPAIPDKLNHLHSKYRTALENTLAGYCLPDPYHLPRLRELIEKFMFSLRDPSLPLLELQEVIATISGRIPASVEKKIRKLMSLYERNITSVLAQFPSQQIAAVIDGHAATLSKRSDRDVFFLTTQAIVQLVQRYRNGIRGRMKTAVHELLRQYYMVECQFQQGHYDKCVSALIEQYKDDLSTVTAMIFSHNQVTKKNILVTMLIDHLWANEPGLTDELASTLTELTSLNRTEHSRVALRARQVLIAAHQPAYELRHNQMESIFLSAVDMYGHDFHPENLQKLILSETSIFDILHDFFYHSNRAVCNAALEVYVRRAYISYELTCLQHLELSGEIPLVHFQFLLPNNHPNRQTQSIVNYRTGAMAAFKDFDQFREYSDEILDLLEDLSSPSSVSVKVLEAVDAIGSESRHSTSINVSLSTAAEAATAAELGERPAEPVHILSIAIQENGNQDDATMARLFGDWCATSKEELISRGIRRVTFAALKKKQFPKFFTFRQRDGFVEDRIYRHLEPGCAFQLELNRMRTYDLEALPTSNQKMHLYLGQAKVAKGQQVTDYRFFIRSIIRHSDLITKEASFDYLHNEGERVLLEAMDELEVAFSHPLAKRTECNHIFLNFVPTVIMDPARIEESVTSMVLRYGPRLWKLRVRQAEIKMTIRPAPGKSTSNIRLCIANDSGYSIDLHLYAESTDPKTGIIRFESYPPPAANLSNWRPGPMHGLPISTPYLTKDYLQAKRFQAQSAGTTYAYDLPDIFRQQVEKSWHKYIEERPNSNITIPTSVMDCVELVLDGDNLVEQKRLPGENDVGMVAWRLTLYTPEFPTGRDIILISNDLTHFLGSFGPMEDFLFYRASERARQLGIPRIYFAANAGARIGLAEEIKGLFKIAWEDESEPEKGFKYIYLTPDDYARLAPFNSVKASLIEDPAGESRYKITDIIGKDDGIGVENLKYAGMIASETSRAYDEIVTISIVSCRAIGIGSYLVRLGQRTIQIENSHIILTGYRALNAVLGREVYASNNQLGGIQIMHNNGVTHAVDSRDLEGVATVLKWLSYFPRARGTSLPILPSPLPDSINRDITYVPTKAPYDPRWMLEGRYSPNDQNVWESGFFDRGSWQEIMKPWAQTVITGRARLGGIPCGVIAVETRTVELHLPADPANLDSEAKTISQAGQVWFPDSAYKTAQAIRDFNREELPLVIFANWRGFSSGMKDMYDQIVKFGAYIVDALREYTKPIFVYIPPNGELRGGAWAVVDTTINPRYLEMFADTTSRGGVLEPTGIVEIKFRNKDIVKTMHRIDPVIQKLKENLNASNSIEEKTEIETVIRKREKTLIPIYQQVAVYFADLHDTPERMLEKNVIQDIIPWQKARPLLYWKLRRRLLEEDIKKDILSMQPKLDVRQIGAMLRRWFIEDKGATESYLWDQDQAATTWLEAQLVNENSVISRNIMCVKKDAVITRIKEALETCPEVRLDAVLEIAHRLNPAERAELQRTLSQMEAPDQEHHIDSSSSS is encoded by the exons ATGTGGACAAGTTCCGATAATCTTCAAGGAACAACTATCGTCAAAATAACAGCATCGGACGAAGATAATGCgcaaggaaaagaggaagaaacgaagaattaTTTACAACCAAGAACATCTGGATTAAC ACCCAGCATGTCGCAGGGTACGGTGATGATTCAGACACAAAATCGATTGCAAGAGAAAGACTTCACCGTTGCGACACCCGAAGAATTCGTACATCGTTTTGGTGGCACCAAGGTTATCAACAAG GTTTTAATAGCTAACAATGGAATCGCTGCAGTCAAATGTATGCGGTCGATACGACGATGGTCTTACGAGATGTTTAAGAACGAAAGAGCGGTACGTTTCGTGGTCATGGTCACGCCGGAAGATCTCAAAGCTAACGcggaatatatcaaaatggcTGATCAATATGTTCCCGTACCTGGTGGAACAAACAATAACAATTATGCGAACGTCGAGCTCATCGTGGATATCGCAACGAGGACGCAGGTGCAGGCTGTTTGGGCTGGATGGGGTCACGCATCAGAAAATCCTAAATTACCAGAGTTACTGCATAAGaataatatctcttttataG GTCCATCCGAGAGAGCTATGTGGGCTTTAGGTGATAAGATAGCTTCGAGTATTGTCGCTCAAACAGCAGATGTTCCTACGTTACCTTGGTCGGGATCTGAATTGAAAGCTCAATATAGTGGcaagaagataaagatatcGACCGAATTGTTCAAGAAAGGTTGTGTTTCCACCGTCGAGGAATGTCTTGCCGCGGCTAATAAAATTGGTTTTCCGATTATGGTGAAAGCTAGCGAAGGTGGCGGCGGTAAGGGTATTAGAAAATGCGAAAACGCGGAAGAGTTGCCCGCCTTGTTTAG ACAAGTGCAAGGCGAGATACCGGGTTCACCGATATTTATCATGAAAATGGCGAAATGTGCTCGCCATTTAGAGGTTCAATTATTAGCCGATAATTACGGTAATGCAATATCGTTGTTCGGCCGTGATTGCTCTATCCAAAGAAGACatcagaaaataatagaagagGCACCAGCGGTAATAGCCAAGCCTGAAGTCTTcgaagagatggagaaa GCTGCTGTGAGATTAGCAAAAATGGTCGGATATGTCAGTGCGGGTACCgttgaatatttatacgaCACTTCTGgccgttattattttttggaattGAATCCTAGACTTCAAGTGGAACATCCGTGTACCGAGATGGTATCGGACGTTAATCTGCCCGCTGCACAACTTCAAGTGGCGATGGGATTGCCTCTTCATCATATCAAAGATATACGTCTCCTTTATGGCGAGAGTCCTTGGGGAGACAGTCAAATAGATTTCGATCAGTTACGTCATAAACCACAACCTTGGGGACATGTGATAGCTGCTAGAATTACCAGTGAAAATCCTGACGAAG GTTTCAAACCGAGTTCTGGTACCGTACAAGAATTGAACTTTAGATCGTCGAAGAACGTTTGGGGTTATTTTTCTGTCGGAGCATCGGGTGGTCTTCACGAGTTCGCAGATTCTCAATTCGGCCATTGTTTTTCCTGGGGGGAAGATCGTTATCAAGCTCGAGAGAATTTGGTGATAGCGTTGAAAGAATTAAGCATCAGAGGTGACTTCAGGACAACGGTAGAATATCTTATAACTTTGTTGGAAACTGAAGCCTTCCAACAAAACAATATCGACACGTCGTGGCTCGACGTGCTTATAGCGGAGCGTGTTAGAAGCGATAAGCCAAACGTTTTATTAGCCGTCACGTGTGGTGCCATTCATATTGCTGATAGAACTATCACTGCTGCATTCACTGAATTTCAGACGGCCTTGGAGAAGGGTCAAGTACAAGGCAGTAATGATTTAAATAACCTCGTAGAT GTAGAACTAGTGAACGATGGTTACAAGTACAAAGTTCAAGCAGCTAAGTCAGGTCCTAATAGTTATTTCCTCGTTTTAAATAGTTCCTATAAAGAAATCGAAGTTCATCGACTTTCTGATGGTGGTTTGTTACTCTCGATGGATGGTGCCAGTTATACGACATACATGAAGGAAGAAGTAGATCGTTATAGAATTACTATAGGTAATCAAACCTGTGTATTTGAAAAGGATAACGACCCGTCTTTACTTAGATCACCATCAGCGggtaaattgataaatttcttGGTGGAGGATAGTGGTCACGTCGATAAGGGACAAGCTTACGCTGAAATCGAAgttatgaaaatgataatgacGGTAACGACCAGCGAAGCTGGTACATTGTTCTACGTGAAAAGACCAGGTGCTATTCTCGAAGCTGGCACTGTTATAGCTCATTTAGAACTGGATGATCCATCTTTGGTGACGAATGCTGAGGAATATAGTGGCCAATTTCCAACGCCAGCGGTACCAGCTATACCAGACAAATTGAATCATCTTCATTCCAAATATCGGACTGCTTTAGAAAATACACTAGCTGGTTACTGTTTACCAGATCCGTATCATTTACCACGTTTACGTGAACTCATCGAAAAGTTCATGTTCTCCTTACGCGATCCTAGTTTACCGTTGCTCGAACTTCAAGAAGTAATAGCTACGATATCAGGAAGAATCCCAGCTTCAGTCGAGAAGAAGATCAGAAAATTGATGTCCTTGTACGAGAGAAACATAACTTCTGTTCTTGCACAATTCCCCAGTCAACAGATCGCAGCTGTCATTGACGGACACGCTGCTACGCTTTCGAAACGTTCCGATAGAGATGTATTCTTCTTGACTACTCAAGCGATCGTACAGCTCGTGCAGAGATATCGGAATGGTATACGTGGTCGAATGAAAACTGCCGTGCACGAACTCCTTCGTCAATATTATATGGTCGAGTGTCAATTTCAACAAGGACATTACGACAAATGTGTGTCCGCTCTGATAGAACAATACAAGGACGATTTAAGTACCGTAACTGCCATGATTTTTAGTCACAACCAAGTaactaaaaagaatatattagtGACTATGCTGATAGATCATCTCTGGGCGAACGAACCTGGCCTCACCGACGAATTAGCTAGTACTTTAACGGAATTGACCAGTTTGAACAGAACGGAGCACAGTCGTGTTGCGTTAAGAGCCAGACAGGTATTGATAGCTGCTCATCAACCTGCCTACGAACTCAGACACAATCAAATGGAATCCATTTTCTTATCAGCCGTTGATATGTACGGGCACGACTTTCATCCAGAAAATCTTCAAAAGCTGATACTCTCCGAGACGTCTATATTCGATATCCTTCATGATTTCTTCTATCATTCGAATCGTGCAGTTTGCAATGCCGCCTTGGAAGTTTATGTTCGCAGAGCCTACATCAGTTACGAGTTAACGTGTTTACAACACTTGGAATTGTCAGGAGAAATACCTCTCGTACATTTCCAATTCTTGCTCCCTAACAATCATCCTAATCGACAAACCCAATCGATTGTTAATTACAGAACAGGAGCGATGGCAGCATTCAAAGACTTCGATCAATTTCGCGAATACTCTGACGAGATCTTGGACTTGTTGGAAGATTTGTCGTCGCCGAGTTCAGTATCTGTTAAAGTCCTAGAGGCCGTAGACGCGATTGGTAGCGAATCACGTCACAGTACGTCCATAAACGTATCGCTCAGCACTGCGGCGGAAGCTGCAACTGCCGCAGAATTAGGTGAGAGGCCAGCTGAACCTGTACACATTTTAAGCATTGCCATTCAAGAGAACGGTAATCAAGACGACGCTACTATGGCAAGATTATTTGGTGACTGGTGTGCAACGAGCAAGGAAGAATTAATATCTCGTGGTATCAGAAGAGTCACTTTCGCAGCCCTAAAGAAGAAACAGTTTCCAAAATTCTTTACGTTCAGACAAAGGGACGGATTCGTCGAGGATAGAATTTATCGACATCTCGAGCCAGGGTGTGCTTTTCAATTGGAACTTAATAGAATGAGAACATACGATCTGGAGGCCTTGCCTACGTCGAATCAAAAGATGCACCTGTACCTTGGACAGGCAAAAGTAGCGAAAGGGCAACAAGTTACAGACTATCGTTTCTTCATACGCTCTATTATTCGTCATTCCGATCTTATAACGAAGGAAGCAAGTTTCGATTATCTTCACAACGAAGGAGAGCGCGTGCTGCTCGAAGCTATGGATGAGTTGGAAGTGGCCTTTTCGCATCCTCTAGCTAAACGGACCGAATGTAatcatatctttttaaatttcgttCCTACGGTGATAATGGATCCTGCCAGAATAGAGGAAAGTGTTACCAGTATGGTACTTAGATATGGTCCGAGATTATGGAAGTTACGTGTTCGCCAGGCCGAAATCAAAATGACAATCCGTCCAGCTCCGGGCAAATCGACGTCGAATATACGCTTGTGTATCGCCAATGACAGCGGTTACAGTATAGATTTACATCTTTACGCTGAATCGACGGATCCTAAGACAGGTATCATTCGTTTTGAATCTTATCCACCGCCTGCTGCTAACTTATCCAATTGGAGACCTGGCCCTATGCACGGTTTGCCAATTTCAACACCGTATCTCACCAAGGATTATCTTCAAGCCAAGAGATTCCAAGCGCAAAGTGCTGGTACCACTTACGCGTACGACTTGCCTGACATATTTCGTCAGCAAGTAGAAAAGTCTTGGCACAAATATATCGAGGAGAGACCAAATTCGAACATCACGATTCCCACGTCTGTGATGGATTGCGTTGAGCTAGTACTGGACGGTGACAATCTCGTTGAACAAAAGCGTTTGCCTGGTGAGAACGACGTAGGCATGGTAGCTTGGAGATTAACTCTTTACACGCCTGAGTTCCCGACTGGTCGTGATATTATACTTATCTCCAACGACCTCACGCATTTTCTCGGCTCGTTTGGCCCAATGGAGGACTTCCTATTTTACAGAGCATCCGAGAGAGCGAGACAACTTGGTATTCCGCGTATTTATTTCGCCGCGAACGCAGGTGCACGTATTGGTCTGGCCGAAGAGATCAAAGGATTGTTCAAAATAGCTTGGGAGGATGAAAGTGAACCTGAAAAGGGATTCAAGTATATATACTTGACACCAGATGATTATGCTCGTTTAGCACCTTTTAATTCAGTCAAGGCTTCCTTGATTGAGGATCCAGCCGGTGAATCTCGTTATAAGATTACGGACATCATTGGCAAAGACGATGGTATAGGCGTAGAGAATTTAAAATACGCCGGTATGATTGCTAGCGAAACGTCCAGAGCTTACGACGAAATCGTCACCATCTCTATCGTTTCGTGCCGCGCTATTGGTATCGGTTCTTATTTGGTGCGTCTTGGTCAGAGAACAATTCAAATTGAAAATTCTCACATCATTCTTACTGGTTACCGAGCATTGAACGCCGTCTTAGGACGCGAAGTGTACGCTAGTAACAATCAACTAGGGGGTATTCAAATTATGCATAATAACGGTGTTACTCATGCGGTCGATAGTAGGGATTTGGAAGGCGTGGCCACAGTTCTGAAATGGTTGAGTTATTTCCCCAGGGCAAGGGGTACAAGTTTGCCGATATTACCTTCACCTCTCCCCGATTCTATCAACCGAGACATTACTTATGTACCTACGAAAGCACCTTATGATCCAAGGTGGATGTTAGAAGGTAGATACTCGCCTAACGATCAGAATGTCTGGGAAAGTGGTTTCTTCGATCGTGGATCGTGGCAG GAAATCATGAAACCTTGGGCACAAACTGTGATAACAGGTCGAGCAAGATTAGGTGGTATACCTTGTGGTGTTATTGCCGTTGAAACAAGAACCGTCGAACTACATCTTCCTGCTGATCCTGCTAATCTCGATTCGGAAGCTAAGACAATATCACAGGCTGGTCAAGTATGGTTCCCAGATAGTGCCTACAAAACTGCACAAGCTATTCGAGATTTTAATAGGGAAGAACTGCCGCTTGTTATATTTGCTAACTGGAGAGGATTTTCCAGTGGCATGAAAG ACATGTACGATCAAATTGTGAAATTCGGTGCCTATATCGTCGACGCGCTAAGAGAATACACGAAACctatatttgtatacattcCACCAAACGGTGAACTCAGAGGTGGTGCATGGGCCGTAGTGGACACTACGATTAATCCACGATACTTAGAAATGTTTGCTGATACCACCAGTAGGGGTGGTGTCCTGGAGCCGACTGGtatcgtagaaataaaatttagaaacaAGGATATCGTCAAGACTATGCATAGAATAGATCCTGTTATTCAAAAGTTAAAA GAAAATCTTAATGCATCAAATTCAATCGAGGAAAAAACGGAAATCGAAACAGTAAttcgtaagagagagaaaacattgATACCGATATATCAACAAGTTGCTGTCTACTTTGCGGATCTTCACGACACTCCAGAACGAATGTTAGAGAAAAACGTAATACAGGATATAATACCATGGCAAAAGGCAAGGCCGTTGCTTTATTGGAAATTAAGACGGAGACTTTTGGAAGAGGATATCAAGAAGGATATTTTGTCAATGCAACCTAAGCTCGACGTTAGACAAATCGGTGCGATGCTACGACGATGGTTTATCGAAGATAAAGGAGCTACAGAATCGTACCTTTGGGATCAGGATCAAGCGGCTACCACTTGGTTGGAGGCACAGCTTGTTAATGAAAATAGCGTTATATCACGTAATATTATGTGTGTAAAGAAGGATGCAGTTATCACACGTATCAAAGAAGCTCTCGAAACTTGTCCAGAAGTAAGATTAGATGCTGTCCTGGAAATCGCTCATAGATTAAATCCTGCCGAACGCGCCGAGTTACAAAGGACTTTATCGCAAATGGAAGCACCAGATCAGGAACATCACATCGATTCGAGTTCTTCATCCTAA